Proteins found in one Bordetella genomosp. 11 genomic segment:
- a CDS encoding DUF2846 domain-containing protein, which translates to MNKLTRLSRVFLSLAAAALLLAGCASRQYTNVADAMVPMAPGEGRIVLYTPTTDVSLGANAQPRVRINNRLVGRAKPGGFFYVNRAAGTYTVLAHRGAPLTFTLEAGQTQYIRFVPDGLISTNSGDASAKFLRPELSPSPTQAQAELQSMRFWGASSRTRNEEGMARNGAAMQ; encoded by the coding sequence ATGAACAAGCTCACCCGTCTTTCCCGCGTCTTCCTGTCGCTCGCCGCCGCGGCACTGCTGCTGGCCGGCTGTGCCTCCCGCCAGTACACGAATGTCGCCGACGCGATGGTCCCGATGGCGCCTGGCGAAGGCCGCATCGTCCTGTATACGCCCACGACGGATGTCAGCCTGGGCGCGAACGCCCAACCGCGCGTACGCATCAACAACCGCCTGGTAGGACGGGCCAAACCGGGCGGCTTCTTCTACGTGAATCGCGCGGCGGGTACGTATACCGTGCTGGCACACCGCGGCGCACCCCTGACCTTCACCCTAGAGGCGGGACAGACGCAGTACATCCGCTTCGTACCGGACGGCCTGATTTCGACCAATTCCGGCGATGCCAGCGCCAAGTTCCTGCGGCCCGAGCTCAGTCCGTCGCCCACGCAAGCGCAGGCCGAATTGCAAAGCATGCGATTCTGGGGCGCGTCCTCGCGCACCCGAAACGAAGAGGGCATGGCCCGCAACGGCGCCGCGATGCAATAG
- a CDS encoding LysR substrate-binding domain-containing protein — protein sequence MRKGIPNLSALQAFEATARLGTFSRAAEELSLTHSAVYRQVASLEARLGVQLFTRVRRRIALTDHGAEYAGRIRHHLDQIEKDTFGLVSRTGMGRSLHIAVVPTLATTWLIPRLADFNRMHPDITVSLSVRTLPFQFKDQPFDGALYHGDHIWPGTRGVLLFRERELIPVCAPALAQASLEQGAGPLAGMPHLHLNSRPDAWRLWYAENRFLFGPQAAGGPRYELFSMVLAAAQAGLGVGLVPRFLAQEALDAGAVVMPTPAVLPVPQGYYFSYPDRGHRADAPRVFQTWLQGVAGD from the coding sequence ATGAGAAAAGGCATTCCCAACTTGAGCGCCCTGCAGGCCTTCGAAGCCACGGCGCGGCTCGGTACGTTTTCACGGGCAGCCGAAGAGCTTTCGCTGACCCACAGCGCCGTCTATCGCCAGGTGGCCAGCCTGGAGGCGCGGCTGGGTGTGCAGCTGTTTACCCGGGTGCGGCGGCGCATCGCCCTGACGGATCACGGCGCCGAATATGCCGGCCGCATCCGCCATCACCTCGACCAGATCGAAAAGGACACCTTCGGCCTGGTCAGCCGCACCGGCATGGGCCGCAGCCTGCACATCGCCGTGGTGCCCACCCTGGCCACGACCTGGCTGATTCCACGCCTGGCCGATTTCAACCGGATGCATCCCGACATCACGGTCAGTCTTTCGGTACGCACGCTGCCTTTCCAGTTCAAGGACCAGCCCTTCGACGGCGCGCTGTATCACGGCGATCACATCTGGCCCGGTACCCGGGGCGTATTGCTGTTTCGCGAACGCGAGCTGATTCCCGTGTGCGCGCCGGCGCTGGCGCAGGCCAGCCTGGAACAGGGCGCCGGTCCCCTGGCGGGCATGCCCCACCTGCACCTGAATTCCCGACCGGACGCCTGGCGCCTGTGGTATGCGGAAAACCGCTTCCTGTTCGGCCCGCAAGCCGCCGGCGGCCCGCGCTATGAGCTGTTCTCCATGGTCCTGGCGGCGGCGCAGGCGGGCCTGGGGGTGGGCCTGGTGCCGCGTTTCCTGGCCCAGGAAGCGCTGGACGCCGGCGCGGTCGTCATGCCGACCCCGGCGGTGCTGCCCGTCCCCCAGGGCTATTACTTCAGCTACCCGGACCGCGGCCACCGGGCGGATGCGCCGCGCGTATTCCAGACGTGGTTGCAGGGCGTGGCCGGGGACTGA
- a CDS encoding amino acid ABC transporter substrate-binding protein produces MKKTLLFAAVAAATTLTSLSAQAGRLDDIKSSGTIKVGFRDASLPFSYLDDNQKPIGYSMDICHGIVDAVGKSVGKKLNVQLVPVTSSTRIPLIANGTVDIECGSTTNNLERQKQVSFAPTTFVTANRFVAKKSSNFKTLEDLKGKTVISTAGTSNIKWLTEANGGQASYLDGKKVSPLGMNIIPAKDHAEAFLTVENGRAAAFFMDDVLLAGLVATSRNPKEWMISQQAYSVEPYAVMEPKDDPAFKKVVDDAVVAMIKDGTVEKLYKKWFLSPIPPKNVNLDLPMSPALKKVLANPTDSGDPAVYKQ; encoded by the coding sequence ATGAAAAAAACGCTGCTTTTTGCTGCTGTCGCTGCCGCCACCACGCTCACATCCCTTTCGGCCCAGGCCGGCCGTCTGGACGACATCAAGTCCTCGGGCACGATCAAGGTGGGGTTCCGCGACGCTTCGCTGCCGTTTTCCTATCTGGACGATAACCAGAAGCCCATCGGCTATTCCATGGATATCTGCCACGGCATTGTCGACGCCGTGGGCAAAAGCGTCGGTAAAAAGCTGAACGTGCAACTGGTACCCGTTACCTCGTCCACGCGTATTCCGCTGATCGCCAACGGTACCGTCGATATCGAATGCGGCTCGACCACCAACAACCTGGAGCGCCAGAAGCAGGTCAGCTTCGCGCCCACGACGTTCGTGACGGCCAACCGCTTTGTCGCCAAGAAGTCCTCCAACTTCAAGACGCTGGAAGACCTGAAGGGCAAGACCGTGATTTCCACCGCGGGCACCAGCAACATCAAGTGGCTGACCGAGGCCAATGGCGGCCAGGCCTCCTACCTGGACGGCAAGAAAGTGTCCCCCCTCGGCATGAACATCATTCCCGCGAAGGATCACGCCGAAGCCTTCCTGACCGTCGAAAACGGCCGCGCCGCGGCGTTCTTCATGGATGACGTGCTGCTGGCCGGCCTGGTCGCCACCTCGCGCAACCCCAAGGAATGGATGATCAGCCAGCAGGCCTATTCGGTCGAGCCGTATGCCGTGATGGAGCCCAAGGACGATCCGGCCTTCAAGAAAGTCGTCGACGATGCGGTCGTCGCGATGATCAAGGACGGCACGGTCGAAAAGCTGTACAAGAAGTGGTTCCTGTCGCCCATCCCGCCCAAGAACGTCAACCTGGATCTGCCGATGAGCCCGGCCCTGAAGAAGGTGCTGGCCAATCCGACGGATTCGGGCGATCCGGCGGTGTACAAGCAATAA
- a CDS encoding amino acid ABC transporter permease codes for MHYNWNWSIFFEMSPDGSGTYLDALLRGLGWTVSTALLAWILAFSLGSVIGVMRTTESKVAQRIGTCYVELFRNIPLLVQMFIWYFVIPELVPTSLGDAIKQMPPPWGMFWPAVLCLGFFTSSRVAEQVRSGIGSLPRGQRMAGTAMGLRPAQVYRYVLLPMAYRIILPPMTSEFLNLIKNTSIAFTIGLLELTGAARSMQEFSFQVFEAFAGATLLYFALNMVVQLGARALERRVSVPGFVGSKSSGTGGH; via the coding sequence ATGCATTACAACTGGAACTGGTCCATCTTTTTCGAGATGTCGCCCGATGGCTCCGGTACCTATCTGGACGCGCTGCTGCGTGGACTGGGCTGGACAGTCTCGACTGCGCTGCTGGCATGGATACTGGCCTTCTCCCTGGGTTCCGTGATCGGCGTGATGCGCACCACGGAAAGCAAGGTCGCACAGCGTATCGGCACATGTTATGTGGAGCTCTTCCGCAACATACCGCTGCTCGTGCAAATGTTCATCTGGTATTTCGTGATACCCGAGCTGGTGCCGACATCGCTGGGCGATGCCATCAAGCAAATGCCGCCCCCCTGGGGCATGTTCTGGCCGGCCGTGCTGTGCCTGGGATTCTTTACGTCCTCGCGGGTGGCCGAACAGGTCCGCTCCGGCATAGGGTCGCTGCCGCGCGGCCAGCGCATGGCGGGGACGGCCATGGGCCTGCGTCCGGCGCAGGTGTACCGTTATGTGCTGCTGCCGATGGCCTATCGCATCATCCTGCCGCCCATGACGTCCGAATTTCTCAACCTGATCAAGAACACCTCGATCGCTTTCACCATCGGGCTGCTGGAACTGACGGGCGCGGCGCGCTCCATGCAGGAATTCAGCTTCCAGGTGTTCGAGGCCTTCGCCGGCGCGACGCTGCTGTATTTCGCGCTGAACATGGTTGTGCAGCTGGGCGCGCGCGCCCTGGAACGCCGCGTCTCGGTGCCGGGCTTCGTCGGCTCCAAGTCCAGCGGCACCGGCGGCCATTGA
- a CDS encoding amino acid ABC transporter permease, producing the protein MNNGFDFDVIMRSLPYLFRDGMVFTLKLTILSAIGGLFLGTILAMMRLSSNRLFNWIGTIYVNGLRALPLLLVIFWFYFLVPYIGAWLTGSDRPLAVGGFTSALITFTLFEAAYYCEIMRAGIQSIPRGQIAAGQALGLRYFQVMGHIILPQAFRNMMPVLLTQTIVLFQDTSLVYVLSLTDFMGAASKIAQRDGRLVEMYLFAAAVYFVICFTLSRVVKRMQTRMAIVR; encoded by the coding sequence ATGAATAATGGATTCGATTTCGACGTCATCATGCGTTCGCTGCCGTACCTGTTTCGCGACGGGATGGTCTTCACGCTGAAGCTCACCATCCTCTCGGCGATCGGCGGCCTGTTCCTCGGTACCATCCTGGCGATGATGCGGTTGTCCAGTAACCGCCTTTTCAACTGGATCGGCACGATATACGTCAATGGCCTGCGCGCCTTGCCGCTGCTGCTGGTGATCTTCTGGTTCTACTTCCTGGTGCCCTATATCGGTGCCTGGCTGACCGGGTCCGACAGGCCGCTGGCGGTGGGGGGCTTTACCTCCGCGCTGATTACCTTCACGCTGTTCGAGGCAGCCTACTACTGCGAGATCATGCGGGCGGGCATCCAGTCCATCCCGCGCGGGCAGATCGCGGCCGGACAGGCGCTGGGGCTGCGGTACTTCCAGGTCATGGGGCACATCATCCTGCCGCAGGCCTTCCGCAATATGATGCCCGTGCTGCTGACCCAGACCATCGTGCTGTTCCAGGACACGTCGCTGGTCTATGTGCTGTCCCTGACGGACTTCATGGGCGCCGCCTCCAAGATCGCGCAGCGCGACGGCCGCCTGGTGGAAATGTATTTGTTCGCGGCCGCCGTGTACTTCGTCATCTGCTTCACGCTGTCGCGCGTGGTCAAGCGGATGCAGACACGCATGGCAATTGTGCGCTGA
- a CDS encoding amino acid ABC transporter ATP-binding protein — MIEIKNVSKWYGDFQVLTDCTTTVAKGEVVVVCGPSGSGKSTLIKTVNGLEPFQKGEITVDGTSVGSPKTDLPKLRSRVGMVFQHFELFPHLSVTQNLALAQVKVLGRSKDEAVARGLKLLDRVGLSAHKDKFPGQLSGGQQQRVAIARALSMDPIAMLFDEPTSALDPEMVNEVLDVMVDLAREGMTMMVVTHEMGFARKVANRVVFMDVGGLIVEDCGKEEFFGNLEARSPRAQQFLSKILSH; from the coding sequence ATGATAGAAATCAAGAATGTCAGCAAGTGGTACGGCGATTTCCAGGTGCTGACGGATTGCACGACCACGGTCGCCAAGGGCGAAGTCGTGGTGGTATGCGGGCCGTCCGGCTCCGGCAAATCCACGCTGATCAAGACGGTCAACGGCCTGGAGCCCTTCCAGAAGGGCGAAATCACCGTGGACGGTACGTCGGTGGGATCGCCGAAGACGGATCTGCCGAAGCTGCGCTCGCGCGTGGGCATGGTGTTCCAGCATTTCGAGCTGTTCCCGCATTTGTCCGTGACGCAGAACCTCGCTTTGGCCCAGGTCAAGGTGCTGGGCCGCAGCAAGGACGAAGCCGTGGCGCGCGGCCTGAAGCTGCTGGATCGCGTCGGCCTGAGCGCGCACAAGGACAAATTCCCGGGGCAGTTGTCGGGGGGGCAGCAGCAGCGCGTGGCGATCGCCCGCGCGCTGTCGATGGACCCCATTGCCATGCTGTTCGACGAGCCGACGTCCGCGCTGGACCCGGAAATGGTCAACGAAGTGCTGGACGTCATGGTGGACCTGGCGCGCGAGGGCATGACCATGATGGTGGTCACCCATGAAATGGGCTTCGCCCGCAAGGTGGCCAACCGCGTCGTCTTCATGGATGTGGGCGGACTTATCGTCGAGGATTGCGGCAAGGAAGAGTTCTTCGGCAACCTGGAGGCCCGCTCGCCGCGCGCCCAGCAGTTCCTGTCGAAGATCCTGTCGCACTGA
- the purU gene encoding formyltetrahydrofolate deformylase codes for MQHNDYILTLSCPDRTGIVYRVSGLLFELGCNILDSQQFGDDETGRFFLRVHFDVPPAVAPDALRARFAPLAGEHAMDWQIHDARRKARLLIMVSRQGHCLNDLLFRVRSGHLHAEVAAIVSNHTDYAGLAASYDIPFHHLPVTPETKAEQESQVLRLVDELHIDLVVLARYMQILSGDMCRALAGRAINIHHSFLPSFKGARPYHQAHQRGVKIIGATAHYVTPDLDEGPIIEQDIERVDHTMSAQDLTQVGSDVESLVLARAVRSHVEHRILLNGNRTVVFR; via the coding sequence ATGCAGCACAACGACTACATCCTGACGCTTTCCTGCCCCGACCGCACGGGCATCGTCTATCGCGTCAGCGGCCTGCTGTTCGAACTGGGATGCAACATCCTGGATTCGCAGCAATTCGGCGACGACGAAACCGGACGCTTTTTCCTGCGCGTGCACTTCGACGTTCCGCCCGCCGTGGCGCCCGACGCGCTGCGCGCGCGCTTCGCCCCTCTTGCCGGCGAGCACGCGATGGACTGGCAGATCCACGACGCGCGCCGCAAGGCACGCCTGCTGATCATGGTCAGCCGCCAGGGGCACTGCCTGAACGACCTGTTGTTCCGCGTGCGCAGCGGCCACCTGCATGCCGAAGTCGCCGCCATCGTGTCGAATCACACGGACTACGCCGGCCTGGCGGCGTCCTACGATATCCCCTTCCATCACCTGCCGGTAACGCCGGAAACCAAGGCCGAACAGGAAAGCCAGGTCCTGCGGCTGGTGGACGAACTGCATATCGACCTGGTGGTCCTGGCCCGCTATATGCAGATCCTGTCCGGCGATATGTGCCGCGCGCTGGCGGGCCGGGCCATCAATATCCACCACAGCTTCCTGCCCAGCTTCAAGGGTGCTCGCCCCTATCACCAGGCGCACCAGCGCGGCGTGAAAATCATCGGTGCCACCGCGCACTACGTCACGCCCGACCTGGACGAAGGCCCGATCATCGAACAGGACATCGAACGCGTGGACCACACGATGTCCGCGCAGGATCTCACCCAGGTCGGCAGCGATGTGGAATCGCTGGTGCTGGCGCGCGCGGTGCGCAGCCACGTGGAACACCGCATCCTGCTGAACGGCAACCGGACGGTGGTCTTCCGCTGA
- a CDS encoding NAD(P)/FAD-dependent oxidoreductase, with protein MATDIDCVVVGAGVVGLAIARALALSGREVLVAEAAEGIGTGTSSRNSEVIHAGIYYPAGSLKAELCVRGKRMLYAYCAERGIPHRRLGKLIVATDAAQGAMLDDIARRARANGVDDLERLSGTQAIAMEPALQCTAALLSPSTGIVDSHALMLALQGDAENAGAQCVFHTPLLSGAVRPEGGFDLRFGGQDAMTLSCATLINAAGLHAPTLARRVEGVPAASIPAEYLCKGSYFTLAGRAPFSRLIYPVPQHAGLGVHLTLDMGGQAKFGPDTEWINDEDYTLDPRRADVFYEAVRSYWPALPDGALAPGYTGIRPKISGPHEPAADFVIAGPGRHGVRGLVNLFGIESPGLTSSLAIAEHVLAALQG; from the coding sequence ATGGCGACCGATATCGATTGCGTCGTCGTGGGCGCGGGGGTGGTGGGCCTGGCGATCGCGCGCGCCCTCGCCTTGTCGGGGCGCGAAGTGCTGGTCGCGGAAGCCGCGGAGGGCATCGGCACCGGGACCAGTTCCCGCAATTCGGAAGTGATCCACGCCGGCATCTACTATCCGGCCGGCAGCCTGAAGGCAGAACTGTGCGTGCGCGGCAAACGGATGCTGTATGCCTATTGCGCGGAGCGCGGCATTCCGCACCGCCGGTTGGGCAAGCTGATCGTCGCCACCGACGCCGCGCAAGGCGCCATGCTGGATGACATCGCGCGGCGCGCCCGGGCCAATGGCGTGGACGACCTGGAGCGCCTGTCCGGGACGCAGGCGATCGCCATGGAGCCCGCCCTGCAATGCACCGCCGCTTTGCTGTCGCCGTCGACCGGCATCGTCGACAGCCACGCGCTGATGCTGGCCCTGCAGGGTGATGCGGAAAACGCCGGCGCGCAATGCGTCTTCCATACGCCGCTGCTGTCCGGTGCCGTACGTCCGGAAGGCGGCTTCGACCTGCGTTTCGGTGGCCAGGACGCCATGACGCTGTCGTGCGCGACGCTGATCAATGCGGCCGGGCTGCACGCGCCCACGCTGGCGCGGCGCGTGGAAGGCGTGCCGGCGGCCAGTATTCCGGCCGAATACCTGTGCAAGGGCAGTTATTTCACGCTGGCGGGGCGCGCACCGTTTTCCCGGCTGATCTACCCGGTACCGCAGCACGCGGGGCTTGGGGTGCACCTGACGCTGGATATGGGCGGCCAGGCGAAGTTCGGTCCCGACACGGAATGGATAAACGACGAGGACTACACACTCGATCCACGGCGCGCGGACGTATTCTACGAGGCGGTGCGCAGCTATTGGCCGGCCTTGCCCGACGGCGCGCTGGCGCCGGGCTACACCGGCATCCGCCCGAAGATCTCCGGGCCGCATGAACCCGCGGCCGACTTCGTCATCGCCGGACCCGGCCGGCATGGCGTGCGCGGGCTCGTCAATCTGTTCGGCATCGAATCGCCGGGCCTGACGTCCAGCCTGGCGATCGCCGAACACGTGCTGGCCGCGCTCCAGGGCTGA
- a CDS encoding flavin reductase family protein, which yields MSASSPDFDAAYFRTALGRFATGVTVVTATGPDGKPLGLTVSSFNSVSLEPPLVLWSLSASSRSRDAFMGCERYVVNVLGADQLHLAERFARGSVLERYAGMRETYAPGGTRMLGDHCAAWFECYNRSRYEEGDHIIMVGQVEHCGHSGALPLVYHAGGFDLTPDPAAAERE from the coding sequence ATGTCCGCATCTTCACCTGACTTCGACGCCGCCTACTTCCGCACCGCGCTGGGCCGCTTCGCGACCGGTGTCACGGTGGTTACCGCCACCGGGCCCGACGGCAAGCCGCTGGGGCTGACCGTCAGCTCCTTCAACTCCGTCTCGCTGGAGCCGCCCCTGGTGCTGTGGAGCCTGTCGGCAAGTTCGCGCTCGCGGGACGCCTTCATGGGATGCGAACGCTATGTGGTGAACGTACTGGGAGCGGACCAGCTGCACCTGGCGGAGCGCTTCGCGCGCGGCAGCGTGCTGGAGCGCTACGCGGGCATGCGAGAGACTTACGCGCCGGGCGGGACGCGCATGCTGGGCGATCACTGCGCCGCCTGGTTCGAGTGCTACAACCGCAGCCGCTATGAGGAAGGCGACCACATCATCATGGTGGGCCAGGTCGAACACTGCGGCCACAGCGGCGCCCTGCCGCTGGTCTACCATGCCGGCGGCTTCGACCTGACGCCGGACCCTGCGGCAGCGGAACGGGAATAG
- the pdxH gene encoding pyridoxamine 5'-phosphate oxidase: MSLADLRQSYEKKVLLETDAAASPFDQFTAWFDEALAAQVPEPNAMTLATVDDRGRPAARIVLVKGADPRGFVFYTNYESRKGRELAANPHASLLFFWQPLERQVRIEGSIEKTSAEESDAYFLSRPLGSRLGAWASHQSQPVSREALEASLRDCEQRYGDAPPRPPHWGGYRLVPDRFEFWQGRPSRLHDRLVYEPSGAGDGQSWRIVRLSP; encoded by the coding sequence ATGTCTCTCGCCGATCTGCGCCAAAGCTACGAAAAGAAAGTTTTGCTCGAAACCGACGCCGCCGCTTCGCCCTTCGACCAATTCACCGCCTGGTTCGATGAGGCCCTGGCCGCCCAGGTCCCCGAACCCAACGCCATGACGCTGGCGACGGTGGATGACCGCGGCCGGCCGGCGGCACGCATCGTGCTGGTCAAGGGCGCCGACCCGCGCGGCTTCGTTTTCTATACCAATTACGAATCCCGCAAAGGACGCGAACTCGCCGCCAACCCGCACGCCAGCCTGCTGTTCTTCTGGCAACCGCTGGAAAGGCAGGTCCGCATCGAAGGCTCCATCGAAAAAACCTCGGCGGAAGAATCGGATGCCTATTTCCTCAGCCGGCCACTGGGCTCGCGCCTGGGCGCCTGGGCTTCCCACCAAAGCCAGCCTGTCAGCCGGGAAGCGCTGGAAGCTTCCCTGCGCGACTGCGAGCAGCGCTACGGCGATGCGCCGCCGCGCCCACCGCACTGGGGCGGCTACCGCCTGGTGCCGGACCGCTTCGAGTTCTGGCAGGGCCGGCCGTCGCGACTGCACGACAGGCTGGTATACGAGCCCAGCGGCGCCGGCGACGGCCAATCCTGGCGCATCGTCCGCCTGTCCCCCTGA
- a CDS encoding gamma-glutamylcyclotransferase, with amino-acid sequence MADSKSIPALPLPGTPDAVAALGTAVPFRLWTPEERHASMEEALRHWRADEDVWIYGYGSLIWRPEFEYLERRLATLHGYHRALCLWSRVNRGTPESPGLVFALDRGGSCRGVVYRLHGALVPKFFPLLWAREMSTGAYLPRWLSCATDEGTVRALVFVMDRASPAYIPALPEEELLAIVRRASGRYGPCIDYVMQTAQALTEAGIHDRRLARVARLLAAQRHTLPEG; translated from the coding sequence ATGGCTGATTCCAAGTCCATTCCCGCCCTGCCGCTGCCCGGGACGCCCGATGCCGTCGCCGCGCTAGGAACCGCCGTGCCGTTCCGCCTCTGGACGCCGGAAGAGCGGCATGCCTCCATGGAAGAGGCGCTGAGACACTGGCGCGCCGATGAGGACGTGTGGATCTACGGCTACGGCTCGCTGATCTGGCGGCCGGAGTTCGAGTACCTGGAACGCCGGCTGGCGACCCTGCACGGCTATCACCGGGCGCTCTGCCTGTGGTCGCGCGTCAACCGCGGCACCCCGGAATCCCCCGGGCTGGTATTCGCCCTGGATCGGGGCGGATCCTGCCGGGGCGTGGTGTACCGCCTGCATGGGGCGCTGGTGCCGAAATTCTTTCCGCTGCTGTGGGCGCGCGAAATGTCCACCGGCGCCTACCTGCCGCGCTGGCTGTCCTGCGCGACGGACGAAGGCACCGTGCGCGCGCTGGTGTTCGTCATGGACCGCGCCAGCCCCGCCTATATCCCCGCGCTGCCCGAGGAAGAACTCCTGGCCATCGTGCGGCGCGCCAGCGGCCGCTATGGCCCCTGCATCGACTACGTCATGCAAACGGCGCAGGCGCTGACCGAGGCCGGCATCCACGACCGGCGCCTGGCCCGCGTCGCGCGCCTGCTGGCGGCGCAGCGCCATACGCTGCCGGAAGGATGA
- a CDS encoding MFS transporter: MSQSESSPSIAPIAASASGAISLCLINMLNHVALTGGRVTVSLSAIHIGLTTLTVGALIAVFAVLPMIFSVKAGRWVDKVGIRRPMFIGTGLLAVGTLVPAIASTRISLLLASCCIGIGFMLHQVASQNVLGEVRAKDRLRNFSWMSVALAASGFCGPLVGGLAIDHMGSDAAFALLAAGPLGAATGLYRLRRHLPRKRPRAGADTGNDGRRVTELLAVPPLRRILLVNTILSGAWDSHLFIVPLFGVAIGLSATTIGVILASFSAATFLIRLALPLIQRRVRSWTLIRVAMGTAAADFLVYPFFTDVAILIGLSFTLGLALGSSQPSILALLHQHSPPGRAAEAVGLRMALINGSQVSLPLTFGALGAVIGIAPLFWAYAVMLATAGWLNRAPPAGSDRNG; the protein is encoded by the coding sequence GTGTCCCAGTCAGAATCATCCCCCTCCATTGCGCCGATAGCCGCCTCCGCCTCCGGAGCGATATCGCTGTGCCTGATCAATATGCTGAATCACGTGGCATTGACGGGCGGACGTGTAACAGTTTCCCTTAGCGCAATCCACATCGGCCTGACGACCTTGACGGTCGGCGCGCTTATCGCGGTTTTCGCCGTACTTCCCATGATTTTCTCGGTAAAAGCCGGAAGATGGGTGGACAAGGTAGGCATACGGCGCCCCATGTTCATCGGCACGGGGCTGCTGGCCGTGGGCACCCTCGTGCCAGCGATCGCTTCGACGCGCATTTCGCTGCTGTTGGCGTCATGTTGCATCGGGATCGGGTTCATGTTGCACCAGGTCGCCTCGCAAAACGTGTTGGGCGAGGTGCGCGCCAAGGACCGGCTGCGCAATTTCTCGTGGATGTCGGTGGCGTTGGCGGCCTCCGGATTCTGCGGCCCGCTGGTGGGCGGACTCGCCATCGACCATATGGGCAGCGACGCGGCCTTCGCCCTGCTCGCGGCCGGCCCACTGGGCGCCGCGACCGGCCTTTACCGCCTGCGCCGGCATCTGCCGCGCAAGCGTCCCCGCGCCGGGGCGGACACCGGGAACGACGGCCGGCGCGTGACCGAGCTGCTGGCAGTGCCCCCGCTGCGCCGCATACTGCTGGTCAACACCATCCTCTCCGGCGCATGGGACAGCCACCTGTTCATCGTGCCCCTGTTCGGCGTGGCCATCGGCTTGTCCGCCACCACCATCGGGGTCATTCTTGCTTCCTTCTCGGCGGCTACCTTCCTTATCCGGCTGGCATTGCCGCTGATCCAGCGTCGCGTGCGCTCCTGGACGCTGATCCGCGTCGCCATGGGGACGGCAGCAGCGGACTTCCTGGTTTATCCGTTTTTCACCGATGTTGCGATCCTGATCGGCCTGTCTTTTACGCTGGGACTGGCGCTGGGCTCCAGCCAGCCCAGCATCCTGGCGCTGCTGCACCAGCATTCGCCACCGGGGCGCGCCGCCGAGGCGGTGGGCCTGCGCATGGCGCTGATCAATGGTTCGCAGGTCTCCCTGCCCCTGACGTTCGGCGCATTGGGCGCGGTCATCGGGATCGCGCCGCTGTTCTGGGCTTACGCCGTCATGCTGGCCACTGCCGGCTGGTTGAACCGCGCGCCTCCGGCCGGGTCCGATAGAAATGGCTGA